One Herbaspirillum rubrisubalbicans genomic window carries:
- the rpmG gene encoding 50S ribosomal protein L33 codes for MAKSGRDKIKLESTAGTGHFYTTTKNKRTTPEKISIMKFDPKARKHVEYKETKIK; via the coding sequence ATGGCGAAATCCGGCCGCGACAAAATCAAACTGGAGTCGACCGCAGGTACTGGTCACTTCTACACCACCACCAAGAACAAGCGTACTACGCCCGAAAAGATCAGCATCATGAAGTTCGATCCCAAGGCACGTAAGCACGTCGAATACAAGGAAACCAAGATCAAGTAA
- the rpmB gene encoding 50S ribosomal protein L28 — protein MARVCQVTGKGPMVGNNVSHANNKTKRRFLPNLQNRRIFVESENRWVSLRLSNAGLRVIDKIGIDAVLADLRARGEKV, from the coding sequence ATGGCACGTGTCTGCCAAGTCACCGGGAAGGGGCCGATGGTCGGCAACAACGTTTCCCATGCAAACAACAAGACCAAGCGTCGTTTTCTGCCCAACCTGCAGAACCGCCGCATTTTCGTCGAATCCGAGAACCGCTGGGTTTCGCTGCGTTTGTCCAACGCCGGCCTGCGCGTGATCGACAAGATCGGCATTGATGCCGTTCTGGCCGATCTGCGTGCTCGTGGCGAAAAAGTCTAA